A single region of the Drosophila takahashii strain IR98-3 E-12201 chromosome 2R, DtakHiC1v2, whole genome shotgun sequence genome encodes:
- the clt gene encoding esterase B1: MLRSGRLMFTRFHSSMKVKVPVKQGVVVGNQKKLANGLEYNSFLGVPYAEPPLGELRFRSPRPLERFQEEELDCSKEGNMSHQRDPFTLQVAGSENCLFLNVYAPKVKNPGHPLPVMVWIHGGGFFFGNGNSDFHFPGKLMEQEVIVVTLNYRLGALGFLSLPEEGIHGNMGLKDQRLALQWVQENIASFNGDPSNVTLFGESAGGASVHLHTYARHANRLFHKAIMQSGTGNMEWVYQSEAATKTRRLAELLGGGDFGGDTKALLAFLQKAPPTGILANTLKVLTPDERRRCLPFAFKPVVEDSSSPDSFLDQNILELMHKKNSLRGMPVIMGYNSAEGLAMVVKAKQKIEAYEDDLARMVPRNLVLDPQAAEAQEAASDIRAFYFNGQALTMENLDNLVDLFSDYHFSMDLQLAAEIHASCQTQSPLYFYRLDYVGGRNMYKKIFQNEDLRGVAHADDICYVFQMAGDETEMRQDDLLVTEQICKMWANFARNGKPSDSWRPVQKPQDGKPFQLDCLLIDRELKMCANPDGERMDFWRSMYRRYRNKCYEALRAKL, translated from the exons ATGCTCCGCTCGGGGAGATTAATGTTCACCAGGTTCCACAGCAGCATGAAG GTGAAAGTGCCAGTGAAGCAAGGTGTTGTGGTGGGAAACCAGAAGAAACTGGCCAATGGTCTGGAGTACAACAGTTTCCTGGGTGTTCCCTATGCAGAGCCTCCGCTGGGAGAGCTTCGTTTTCGG AGCCCCCGACCACTGGAGCGTTTCCAGGAGGAAGAACTGGACTGCAGCAAGGAGGGAAATATGTCCCACCAGCGAGATCCCTTCACCCTGCAGGTGGCTGGCTCAGAGAACTGCCTGTTCCTCAATGTCTATGCACCCAAAGTCAAGAATCCGGGGCATCCGCTGCCCGTCATGGTGTGGATTCATGGAGGAGGCTTCTTCTTCGGCAATGGCAACAGTGATTT TCACTTTCCCGGCAAGCTGATGGAGCAGGAGGTCATTGTGGTGACCCTAAACTACCGACTGGGTGCCCTGGGCTTCCTCAGTTTGCCCGAAGAGGGAATCCACGGCAATATGGGGCTCAAAGATCAGCGTTTGGCCCTGCAATGGGTGCAGGAGAACATAGCCAGCTTCAATGGCGATCCCAGCAATGTAACCCTATTCGGCGAAAGTGCCGGCGGTGCTTCAGTGCATCTGCACACTTATGCCCGCCATGCCAACCGGTTGTTTCACAAGGCCATTATGCAGAGTGGCACGGGGAACATGGAGTGGGTGTACCAAAGCGAAGCCGCTACTAAAACCCGTCGCCTAGCGGAGCTTCTGGGAGGCGGTGATTTCGGTGGCGACACCAAAGCACTTTTGGCCTTCCTGCAGAAGGCGCCACCCACTGGCATTTTGGCCAACACCTTGAAGGTTCTAACGCCCGATGAGCGGCGACGTTGCCTGCCCTTCGCCTTCAAGCCAGTTGTAGAGGATAGCAGCAGTCCGGACAGCTTCCTGGACCAAAACATCCTGGAGCTGATGCACAAAAAGAACTCCCTGCGAGGAATGCCAGTGATCATGGGCTACAATTCCGCCGAAGGTCTCGCCATGGTGGTGAAGGCCAAGCAGAAAATCGAGGCCTACGAGGATGACTTGGCCAGGATGGTGCCGCGCAACTTGGTGCTGGATCCGCAGGCCGCAGAGGCCCAGGAAGCCGCCTCCGACATACGAGCCTTCTACTTCAACGGCCAGGCGTTGACCATGGAGAACCTGGACAACCTGGTGGATCTCTTTTCCGACTACCACTTCAGCATGGATCTGCAACTGGCCGCCGAGATCCACGCCAGCTGCCAGACGCAGTCTCCTCTGTACTTCTACCGTTTGGATTACGTCGGTGGTCGCAATATGTACAAGAAAATCTTCCAGAACGAGGATCTTCGTGGAGTGGCCCATGCCGATGATATTTGCTACGTGTTTCAGATGGCAGGTGACGAGACCGAGATGAGGCAGGATGACTTGCTGGTCACGGAGCAGATTTGTAAGATGTGGGCGAATTTCGCGCGCAATGGCAAACCATCGGACAGCTGGAGGCCTGTCCAGAAACCGCAGGATGGAAAGCCCTTCCAGCTGGACTGCCTGCTCATCGATCGGGAGCTCAAGATGTGCGCCAATCCGGATGGCGAGAGGATGGACTTTTGGAGAAGCATGTACAGGAGATATAGGAACAAGTGCTACGAAGCCCTGAGAGCTAAACTATAA
- the PTP-ER gene encoding uncharacterized protein PTP-ER: MDKLRNNNKENAPIEYPYPPQQQQPPRPAHDSSSTTTPLEAGEDVESNKSTPYFTPLEFLQTSFEFPSPTGEGGGGGVPGIPEQEDPEGEEEAFTPRQFTIASPHPAPHVHQSPTLNRKFKRFSLYDRRSCSPHITSSSGEHRGGTTDKENTMPKGELVDHDQLENSLYLSRSEHNSPTILFRDESSTTPGLEASRLSYSPKLLSSINNLNVSGSPLNIINSAGYKNGNFFRFPEIDHVVQDVPMEAGGHHLDEASRRDRSPALAEPPEQQQQQQKSEGRKNRKNKNNLTIRIMDVPMKNSSQPSPLPKPKTPTIKSTKEKARSLDSAANESELSIVVHNITESHGSCDDMDAGQSKPATSVIHPHHHLQQPASASHSTSLSRLDSHLSLASNQRRTPRRKSPGINTTDWLMYHRKQNPYQLSSSTAQSSLDSEASLTPSLGDSELKSACSVDGGSKFGMGASLAPRSAHKHNQLLHSSSTNLKTLPECLTLVEFSSSSGVSSGAAKESPFKQKSMDLPMPALQAKATVSTSSMNLLQRRGSNHSLTLNLHSSCGNLMNSGLSHSNYSLGSILNSKSSCNLDAGQLKSDQQPQTHLLGSSSQGSRQGLFRRRGSNHSITLKTGHTTTSCGDLNSMQQQQQQAMLSAEKYNRLNMRTNSTGSGSGSGSNVPTPKRGLLERRGSNQSLTLNMGSIQSTEIQVQDLGQPKVTICSCAAANQAPHQRKFFSTENLNSSKVNNQKFFGQVCFGSASDLQPNPQQESASEDQGATCTCAGTVRNIMTRPLSPQTTSEEFKIYLASIQMLQSASNPLNQFDLIRLNYVFDHSYQTNRNIIEQPPVLGSNARDLDTPTDLVPPSSEDSELLACYQTVVKRIVQSLPELEETEQKRIFRDLHKEFWDLPLNHQEKPMVFGSQTKNRYKTILPNEHSRVLLETESSELINLQEEVKRTASEDMPYINANYIKGPDYVSKCYVATQGPLPNTIFEFWLMIYQNTQRYIRRCVDGGSSSSPHIDRAQILQQYFQKIVMLTNFTEANRQKCAVYFPIELNEIFAVAAKCEVFQLSAAARDYFDRYLTTTPTFVPDTAVVASDAEAIDCELSGRHIGVESVKVTLEGDLLEALPAQGSFFLIKNVGIVRRNGYSVRKLVLLYCIRVPQSGSYHLQKIYCYHYWYPDWPDHHSPRDINTLLDTCLHVLNLGKCESEFDNYDESRSERNAHLGAQRLEIYQQDIFNAVQPLPVIHCSAGIGRTGCFTAILNAVRQLRQSLAYSLTGMLTKSLTSSSSAAEEEYQECPTDSDSSFTCNTLRHIRHILDSQETEEAVETPPSFDRLPKMPDIFVDVLGIVCNLRLQRGGMVQNSEQYELIHRAICLYLKRTLALRRF, from the exons atGGACAAGCTacgaaacaacaacaaggagAATGCACCCATTGAGTACCCCTacccgccgcagcagcagcagcccccCCGCCCCGCGCACGACTCCtccagcaccaccaccccccTGGAAGCTGGCGAGGATGTGGAGAGCAACAAGAGCACCCCCTACTTCACGCCCCTCGAGTTCCTGCAGACCTCCTTTGAGTTTCCCTCGCCCACGGGGGAGGGTGGAGGGGGTGGTGTCCCGGGCATTCCCGAGCAGGAGGATCCCGAAGGGGAGGAGGAGGCCTTCACCCCGCGGCAGTTCACCATAGCCAGCCCCCATCCAGCGCCCCATGTCCACCAGTCTCCTACCCTAAACCGCAAGTTCAAGAGGTTCTCGCTGTACGACCGCCGATCCTGCTCTCCCCACATCACCAGTTCATCCGGCGAGCATCGTGGAGGCACCACCGACAAGGAGAACACCATGCCCAAGGGGGAGTTAGTCGACCACGACCAGCTGGAGAACAGCCTGTACTTGTCGCGCAGCGAGCACAACTCACCCACGATTCTCTTCAGGGATGAGTCCTCCACGACGCCGGGATTGGAGGCCAGCCGGCTCAGCTACTCCCCCAAGCTGCTGTCCTCCATCAACAACCTGAATGTCTCGGGTTCCCCCCTAAACATCATAAATTCAGCGGGCTACAAGAATGGAAACTTCTTTCGCTTTCCGGAGATCGATCATGTGGTGCAGGATGTGCCCATGGAAGCGGGCGGCCACCACCTGGATGAGGCTTCCCGTCGGGATAGGAGTCCTGCCTTGGCCGAACCgccggagcagcagcagcaacagcagaagtCGGAGGGTCGAAAGAATCGCAAGAACAAGAACAATCTCACCATTCGCATCATGGACGTGCCCATGAAGAACTCGAGCCAGCCGTCGCCGCTGCCCAAGCCCAAGACGCCGACCATCAAGAGCACCAAGGAGAAGGCCCGCTCGCTGGACTCGGCGGCCAATGAGTCGGAGTTGTCGATAGTGGTGCACAACATAACCGAATCTCACGGCAGCTGCGATGACATGGATGCGGGGCAGAGCAAGCCCGCGACGAGTGTCATCCATCCGCATCATCATCTGCAACAGCCCGCTTCCGCCAGCCACTCGACGTCGCTCTCGCGACTGGATAGCCACCTAAGCCTGGCCAGCAATCAGAGGCGCACGCCGCGCAGGAAGTCACCGGGAATCAATACCACTGACTGGCTGATGTACCACCGCAAGCAGAACCCATATCAGCTGAGTAGCTCTACGGCTCAGAGTTCCCTGGATTCGGAGGCCAGTTTGACCCCCAGTTTGGGCGACTCGGAGCTAAAGTCCGCCTGCAGCGTGGACGGCGGCTCCAAGTTTGGAATGGGCGCTAGTTTGGCGCCCAGAAGCGCCCACAAGCACAATCAGCTGCTGCACTCGTCGAGCACGAATCTAAAGACGCTGCCCGAGTGCTTGACCCTAGTGGAGTTCTCCTCCTCCAGCGGAGTTAGCAGTGGTGCTGCCAAGGAATCGCCCTTCAAGCAAAAGTCCATGGATCTGCCGATGCCCGCGCTGCAGGCCAAGGCCACGGTGTCCACCTCCTCTATGAATCTCCTGCAGCGGCGCGGTTCGAATCACAGCTTGACGCTCAACCTGCACAGCTCCTGCGGCAACCTGATGAACAGCGGTCTAAGCCATTCCAACTACAGCCTGGGCTCCATACTCAACTCCAAGTCCAGCTGCAATTTGGATGCGGGCCAGCTAAAGTCGGATCAGCAGCCGCAGACGCATCTGttgggcagcagcagccagggAAGTCGGCAGGGGTTGTTTAGGAGGCGAGGATCCAACCACAGCATCACGCTGAAGACGGGACACACGACGACCTCTTGCGGGGATCTGAACTccatgcaacagcagcagcagcaggcaatGCTGAGCGCTGAAAAGTACAACCGACTCAACATGCGCACCAATTCCACGGGCTCGGGTTCGGGATCGGGTTCCAATGTACCCACGCCAAAGCGAGGATTGCTAGAAAGGCGGGGCTCCAATCAGAGCCTCACCCTCAACATGGGTAGCATACAGAGTACAGAGATTCAGGTGCAGGATCTGGGGCAGCCAAAGGTTACAATTTGCAGTTGTGCTGCCGCCAACCAAGCTCCGCATCAGCGTAAATTCTTCAGCACCGAGAATCTAAACAGCAGCAAGGTGAACAACCAAAAGTTCTTTGGACAAGTGTGCTTTGGTTCCGCCTCGGACTTGCAACCCAATCCGCAGCAGGAGTCGGCTAGCGAGGATCAGGGCGCCACTTGCACCTGCGCCGGAACCGTGCGCAACATTATGACCCGCCCGCTGTCACCGCAAACGACCAGCGAGGAGTTCAAGATCTATTTAGCCAGCATACAGATGCTGCAGAGCGCCTCCAATCCGCTCAATCAGTTCGATTTGATCCGTTTGAACTACGTTTTCGATCACAGCTACCAGACAAACAGGAACATCATCGAGCAGCCGCCTGTCCTGGGCTCAAATGCTCGGGATTTGGACACGCCCACTGATCTGGTGCCACCGAGCTCGGAGGACAGTGAACTACTTGCCTGCTACCAGACAGTCGTGAAGAGGATTGTGCAATCGCTACCCGAACTGGAGGAAACCGAGCAGAAGCGCATCTTTCGGGATCTGCACAAGGAGTTCTGGGATCTGCCGCTAAATCACCAGGAGAAGCCGATGGTCTTTGGCTCGCAGACGAAGAATCGCTACAAGACGATCCTGCCCAACGAGCACTCGCGCGTGCTGCTCGAAACAGAGTCCAGCGAGCTGATCAACCTGCAGGAGGAGGTGAAGCGGACCGCCAGCGAGGACATGCCCTACATAAACGCCAATTATATCAAG GGACCCGACTACGTGTCCAAGTGCTATGTGGCCACTCAGGGTCCGTTGCCCAATACCATTTTCGAGTTCTGGCTGATGATCTACCAGAATACCCAGCGCTACATTCGCCGCTGCGTGGATGgcgggagcagcagcagtccgCACATCGACCGGGCGCAGATCCTGCAGCAGTACTTCCAAAAGATCGTCATGCTCACCAACTTCACGGAGGCGAATCGGCAGAAGTGCGCCGTCTACTTTCCCATCGAGCTGAACGAGATCTTTGCGGTGGCCGCCAAGTGTGAGGTGTTTCAGCTGAGCGCGGCCGCGCGGGACTATTTCGATCGGTACTTGACGACGACGCCCACCTTTGTGCCGGACACTGCGGTGGTGGCTTCCGATGCGGAGGCGATCGACTGCGAGCTAAGTGGCCGGCACATTGGCGTGGAGTCGGTGAAGGTGACGCTGGAAGGCGATCTGCTGGAGGCTCTGCCCGCCCAGGGAAGCTTTTTCCTCATAAAGAACGTCGGCATTGTGCGCAGGAATGGTTATTCGGTGAGGAAGCTGGTGCTGCTCTACTGCATCCGTGTGCCGCAGAGTGGCAGCTATCATCTGCAGAAGATCTACTGCTACCACTATTGGTATCCCGACTGGCCGGATCACCATTCGCCGCGGGACATCAACACGCTGCTGGACACCTGCCTGCATGTTCTCAATCTGGGCAAGTGCGAGTCGGAGTTTGACAACTACGATGAGAGCAGGAGCGAAAGGAATGCCCATCTGGGCGCGCAGCGGCTGGAGATCTACCAGCAGGACATATTCAATGCGGTTCAGCCGCTGCCCGTCATTCACTGCTCGGCTGGGATCGGGCGCACTGGCTGCTTCACGGCCATCCTGAATGCTGTGCGTCAGTTGCGCCAATCGCTGGCCTACTCGCTGACGGGAATGCTCACCAAATCGCTAACCAGCAGCAGctcggcggcggaggaggagtacCAGGAATGCCCAACGGACAGTGACAGCAGCTTCACCTGCAACACCCTGCGGCACATCAGGCACATTCTGGATAGCCAGGAGACGGAGGAGGCGGTTGAGACGCCCCCATCCTTCGACCGCCTGCCCAAGATGCCGGACATTTTCGTGGACGTGCTGGGCATTGTGTGTAATCTCCGCCTGCAGCGGGGCGGAATGGTTCAGAACTCGGAGCAGTACGAGCTAATCCATCGGGCTATTTGCCTCTACTTGAAGCGCACACTGGCGTTGAGGCGATTTTAA
- the LOC108060554 gene encoding uncharacterized protein, whose translation MYSLLSCTKMFCAGFVQRRLSLGLKQTLGLMAKKPYSEEKKPPPNVFLWGGGLGKLQGGLKEEEYFISLTQNLMCKMRDKKDDVDYLPNWDEFQKTLDHASLGSSSFMNKHKNVLEEAFFLNETADDIKVLHDRAQEDPKLVNNTATESDLNSDPQNTK comes from the exons ATGTATTCCCTACTTTCgtgtacaaaaatgttttgtgcaGGATTTGTGCAGCGTAGACTGAGCCTGGGTCTAAAGCAAAC GCTCGGCTTGATGGCCAAGAAACCCTACTCCGAGGAGAAGAAACCTCCTCCAAATGTCTTCCTGTGGGGCGGTGGACTAGGCAAACTGCAGGGCGGTCTGAAGGAGGAGGAGTATTTCATTTCGCTTACCCAGAACCTCATGTGCAAGATGCGGGACAAGAAGGACGATGTCGACTACTTGCCCAATTGGGATGAGTTCCAGAAGACCCTGGATCACGCCTCTCTCGGAAGCTCGTCGTTCATGAACAAGCACAAGAATGTACTCGAGGAGGCGTTTTTCCTCAATGAG ACCGCAGATGATATAAAAGTATTACACGATCGTGCTCAAGAAGACCCAAAACTCGTTAACAACACTGCTACTGAATCGGATCTTAATTCAGATCCGCAAAACACAAAAtag